The following are encoded in a window of Salmo trutta chromosome 27, fSalTru1.1, whole genome shotgun sequence genomic DNA:
- the LOC115164032 gene encoding ubl carboxyl-terminal hydrolase 18-like encodes MRGLINYGAYCSINSVVQVLCWTRELRDLIRLVDDQDPRSPNTVAVRLKCLIYDMTKGNMSPCDPSSLVYAMTLYRGAPFDVQEDSDVVFKCIINALADDCGASKRIGSLWDIENEDRVRCLRCFTVQSTLNKSNTITVLIGDNLPTELQDYIKLYTDNKFTTCDYHCTQCHTGTQIEITSKVVTLPQVVCMRIERVRNIGRDTTDIVKTGTRFAFPETLDLKYIMKEPEAPVATVYTLYAVVAHRGTHYCGHYTAYVRDDNDIWYLADDSHVRVCSWEDVKSTYEAGSMLYDGIAYMLMYHKQLPHCVT; translated from the coding sequence ATGCGCGGCTTGATCAATTACGGGGCTTACTGCAGCATCAACAGCGTTGTCCAAGTGCTGTGTTGGACACGTGAGCTGCGGGACCTCATTCGACTGGTCGATGATCAAGATCCCCGGTCTCCTAATACGGTGGCAGTGAGGCTGAAGTGTCTCATCTACGATATGACCAAAGGCAACATGTCCCCGTGTGATCCGAGCTCACTAGTGTACGCAATGACATTGTACAGAGGAGCCCCCTTCGATGTTCAGGAGGACTCAGACGTGGTCTTCAAGTGCATCATCAACGCTCTAGCAGACGACTGTGGGGCATCTAAGAGGATAGGTTCTTTGTGGGACATTGAGAATGAGGACCGTGTGCGCTGCCTCCGTTGTTTCACTGTCCAGTCCACACTCAATAAGTCCAACACGATCACAGTGTTGATAGGCGATAATCTCCCCACAGAGCTGCAGGACTATATCAAATTGTACACTGACAACAAGTTCACCACCTGTGACTACCATTGTACACAATGCCACACAGGAACTCAGATTGAAATCACCAGCAAGGTAGTGACATTGCCGCAGGTTGTGTGTATGAGGATCGAACGTGTTAGGAACATTGGCAGAGATACCACTGATATAGTCAAGACAGGCACAAGGTTTGCTTTCCCTGAGACACTGGACCTGAAATATATCATGAAAGAACCTGAAGCTCCGGTAGCTACTGTATACACGCTGTACGCTGTTGTAGCCCACCGTGGTACTCACTACTGTGGACATTACACAGCTTATGTGCGAGACGACAACGACATTTGGTATCTCGCAGACGACTCTCATGTCAGAGTGTGCTCTTGGGAAGATGTCAAGTCAACCTACGAAGCTGGATCTATGCTATACGATGGCATAGCCTATATGCTCATGTACCATAAACAGCTACCCCACTGTGTGACATGA